The Achromobacter deleyi genome has a window encoding:
- a CDS encoding TonB-dependent receptor domain-containing protein, translating into MSIQKSINGSGGARATSFTGFRLLPLALAIAAAGSAQAQTGTAGLEDTMGVAQMDTVVVTASGFEQEIRNAPASISVITREQLETRPFHNLADAVADVEGVSVERGGKAGGMNISIRGMPSDYTLVLVDGKRLNQNSSGARANGFGDVDTNFIPPMAAIERIEVVRGPMSTLYGSDAMGGVINIITRKVGQEWTGQLTLDGTAQGDNRFGNNYGAAFYLSGPLKTDKLGLSLRGGHYRRLSAHGSYPLNQAEYNSGNYTGDIASFSGLGDSTQQNVGLRLSLTPNRNHDIMFDVDSNWQTFDNSNGELGTLNSSVARNRQGGGYEPEMKFNRQRYALTHLGRYSGSVSSDTSLVYDTTETIGRTNPMNVPRQPTDGDKRDLEYDNWVFDTKWTMPLFNERHNLTMGGQWREQQFKDTLVSAPLDQRQYQWALFAEDEWRIVDSLALTAGARYDRNEQFGGKWSPRGYLVWNATPTWTFKGGVSKGYKTPDINLMTDGIIGLGAQGTMPLLGNSQLKPESSTSSELGVLFDDGEGLSGNLTAFHTKFKDKIDSQNVPNCLARGGPAPGCLDLGVWERNGVPVDNFSQRVNIDSATIQGFELGGRIPLYGGVSFNGNYTLTASEVTSGAKQGQPLGSQPRHSLNLGLNWRINEQFNAWVRGEYRAKQFNDLNWEKEQVFYNPYWLASMGGSYVVNKNVTLSASVFNLFDKNFVNYGPTKVGASAPAANANWTNSYRQVLEGRRLWVSANITF; encoded by the coding sequence ATGTCGATTCAGAAAAGCATCAACGGCTCCGGGGGAGCACGTGCAACATCCTTCACGGGCTTCCGTCTTTTGCCGCTCGCGCTGGCCATCGCCGCGGCGGGCAGCGCCCAGGCGCAGACCGGCACGGCCGGCCTGGAAGACACCATGGGCGTGGCGCAGATGGATACCGTCGTGGTGACGGCGTCCGGCTTCGAGCAAGAGATCCGGAATGCGCCGGCGTCCATTTCGGTGATCACGCGCGAACAGCTGGAAACCCGGCCTTTCCACAACTTGGCCGACGCAGTGGCCGATGTGGAAGGAGTGTCGGTGGAGCGGGGCGGCAAGGCAGGCGGCATGAACATCAGCATCCGCGGCATGCCCAGCGACTACACGCTGGTGCTCGTCGACGGCAAGCGGCTGAATCAGAATAGTTCGGGCGCGCGCGCCAACGGGTTTGGCGACGTGGACACCAACTTCATCCCGCCGATGGCCGCCATCGAGCGCATCGAGGTGGTGCGCGGCCCCATGTCCACCCTGTACGGGTCCGACGCGATGGGCGGCGTGATCAACATCATCACCCGCAAGGTCGGCCAGGAATGGACCGGCCAGCTTACGCTGGACGGCACGGCGCAGGGCGACAACCGCTTTGGCAACAACTACGGCGCGGCTTTCTATCTGAGCGGCCCCTTGAAGACCGACAAGCTGGGCCTGAGCCTGCGCGGCGGCCATTACCGCCGCCTGAGCGCGCACGGCAGCTATCCCCTCAACCAGGCCGAGTACAACAGCGGCAACTACACCGGCGACATCGCCAGCTTCAGCGGCCTGGGCGACAGCACGCAGCAGAACGTGGGCTTGCGGCTGTCGCTGACGCCCAACCGCAACCACGACATCATGTTCGACGTGGACAGCAACTGGCAGACCTTCGACAACTCCAATGGCGAACTGGGCACGCTGAACTCCAGCGTGGCGCGCAACCGCCAGGGCGGCGGCTATGAACCCGAGATGAAGTTCAACCGCCAGCGCTACGCGCTGACTCACCTGGGCCGCTACAGCGGTTCGGTCAGCTCGGATACCAGCCTGGTCTACGACACCACCGAGACCATCGGCCGCACGAACCCGATGAACGTGCCGCGCCAGCCTACCGATGGCGACAAGCGCGACCTGGAATACGACAACTGGGTGTTCGATACCAAGTGGACGATGCCGCTGTTCAACGAGCGCCACAACCTGACCATGGGCGGCCAGTGGCGCGAGCAGCAATTCAAGGACACGCTGGTGTCGGCGCCGCTGGACCAGCGGCAGTACCAATGGGCGCTGTTCGCGGAAGACGAATGGCGCATCGTGGATAGCCTGGCGCTGACCGCCGGCGCGCGCTATGACCGCAACGAGCAGTTCGGCGGCAAGTGGAGTCCGCGCGGCTACCTGGTATGGAACGCGACGCCGACGTGGACCTTCAAGGGCGGCGTGAGCAAGGGCTACAAGACGCCGGACATCAACCTGATGACGGACGGCATCATCGGCCTGGGCGCGCAGGGCACCATGCCGCTGCTGGGCAATTCGCAGCTCAAGCCGGAGAGCAGCACCTCGTCCGAATTGGGCGTGCTGTTCGACGATGGCGAAGGCCTGTCGGGCAACCTGACCGCCTTCCACACCAAGTTCAAGGACAAGATCGACAGCCAGAATGTGCCGAACTGCCTGGCCCGCGGCGGCCCCGCGCCGGGTTGCCTGGACCTGGGCGTGTGGGAGCGCAACGGCGTTCCGGTCGACAACTTCTCGCAGCGCGTGAACATCGATTCCGCCACCATCCAGGGCTTCGAGCTGGGTGGCCGGATTCCGCTGTACGGCGGCGTGTCCTTCAACGGCAACTACACGCTGACCGCCAGCGAAGTGACCTCGGGCGCCAAGCAGGGCCAGCCGCTGGGTTCGCAGCCCCGTCACTCCTTGAACCTGGGGCTGAACTGGCGCATCAACGAACAGTTCAATGCCTGGGTCCGCGGCGAGTACCGCGCCAAGCAGTTCAACGATCTGAACTGGGAGAAGGAACAGGTGTTCTACAACCCGTACTGGCTGGCCAGCATGGGCGGCTCGTACGTGGTCAACAAGAACGTGACCTTGTCGGCGTCGGTGTTCAACCTGTTCGACAAGAACTTCGTGAACTACGGCCCGACCAAGGTCGGCGCGTCCGCGCCGGCAGCCAATGCCAACTGGACCAATTCCTACCGGCAGGTCCTGGAAGGCCGCCGCTTGTGGGTGTCGGCGAACATCACGTTCTGA
- a CDS encoding ligand-gated channel protein, protein MSRKDLAAGRRVVATRKQLVAALCAAGFGMGPAAVWAQGANTATTTMDTVVVTASGFEQRIQDAPASISVITREDLDKKFYRDLNDALVEVPGVIVTGGGDRQDISLRGMGPKYTLILIDGKRQSSRETRTNSDSTGVEGGWTPPLSAIERIEVVRGPMSSLYGSDAMGGVINIITRKVPNEWGGEIRMDTTIQESNKSGDIYQGNFYLAGPIKNDLLGLQIYGQATQRDEDNIYDGFRKRNAESVTAKLALTPNRDHDIVLEATTMRQKFQETLGKTVQPLAPGEACARTGCPASSETDYRSNKWALSHTGRWGWSVSDSYVQQEEFDNRSRQMKIKNLDLQSTWSMPLGSHMLTLGGSYLSQRLNDQTGNQLAGGPSNVDRYQWALFAEDEWRLTESFAVTTGLRMDEDENFGSHFSPRLYGVWHMAERWTLKGGVSTGFRAPDLRQTVAGWGQVSRGGNMYGNPDLTPEKSVTQEIGLLYDDGEGMNAGVTIFNNDFKDKITRVACPLSQCTEGPNQFGSNPTTYMNVDKAMSRGVEASLKLPLASDWSMTSSYTFTKSEQKSGQYKGEPLNQLPKHLFTTTVNWQPSDALQAWARVNFRGRESQPITGPSSGDLVAPSYTFVDLGGSYAVNKTVSVYAGIYNLFDKQVAYEDFGYVEDGRRYWLGVGVKF, encoded by the coding sequence ATGAGCAGGAAAGATCTGGCCGCTGGCCGGCGCGTTGTGGCGACACGCAAGCAGTTGGTCGCAGCCTTGTGCGCCGCGGGTTTTGGCATGGGACCGGCGGCTGTCTGGGCGCAGGGCGCGAACACCGCCACCACTACGATGGACACCGTGGTGGTCACGGCCAGCGGTTTCGAGCAGCGCATCCAGGACGCGCCTGCTTCGATCAGCGTCATCACGCGCGAGGATCTGGACAAGAAGTTCTACCGCGACCTGAACGATGCGCTGGTGGAAGTGCCGGGCGTCATCGTCACCGGCGGCGGCGACCGCCAGGACATCAGCTTGCGCGGCATGGGACCGAAATACACGCTGATCCTGATCGACGGCAAGCGCCAGAGCTCCCGCGAGACCCGCACCAATTCGGACTCCACGGGCGTCGAGGGCGGCTGGACGCCGCCGCTTTCCGCCATCGAGCGCATTGAAGTGGTGCGCGGCCCGATGTCTTCGCTGTACGGATCGGACGCCATGGGCGGGGTGATCAACATCATCACCCGCAAGGTGCCGAACGAGTGGGGCGGAGAGATCCGCATGGACACCACGATCCAGGAAAGCAACAAGTCGGGCGACATCTACCAGGGCAATTTCTACCTGGCCGGTCCGATCAAGAACGACCTGCTGGGCCTGCAGATCTACGGCCAGGCCACGCAGCGCGACGAAGACAACATCTATGACGGATTCCGCAAGCGCAACGCGGAAAGCGTGACCGCCAAGCTGGCGCTGACGCCCAACCGCGACCACGACATCGTGCTGGAAGCGACCACGATGCGCCAGAAGTTCCAGGAAACGCTGGGCAAGACGGTACAGCCGCTGGCGCCGGGCGAAGCCTGCGCGCGCACCGGCTGCCCGGCGTCGTCCGAGACCGACTACCGCAGCAACAAGTGGGCGCTGTCGCACACCGGGCGCTGGGGCTGGAGCGTGTCGGACAGCTATGTGCAGCAGGAAGAGTTCGACAACCGTTCGCGCCAGATGAAGATCAAGAACCTGGATCTGCAAAGCACCTGGTCCATGCCGCTGGGTTCCCACATGCTGACGCTGGGCGGCAGCTATCTCAGCCAGCGCCTGAACGACCAGACCGGCAACCAGCTGGCCGGCGGCCCCAGCAATGTGGACCGCTATCAGTGGGCCCTGTTCGCCGAAGACGAATGGCGCCTGACCGAGAGCTTCGCCGTCACGACCGGCCTGCGCATGGACGAGGACGAGAACTTCGGCAGCCATTTCAGCCCGCGCCTGTATGGCGTGTGGCACATGGCGGAGCGCTGGACCCTGAAGGGCGGAGTCTCCACGGGCTTTCGCGCGCCCGACCTGCGCCAGACGGTGGCAGGCTGGGGCCAGGTCAGCCGCGGCGGCAACATGTACGGCAACCCGGACCTGACGCCCGAGAAATCGGTGACCCAGGAAATCGGCCTTCTGTATGACGACGGCGAAGGCATGAATGCCGGCGTGACGATCTTCAACAACGACTTCAAGGACAAGATCACCCGCGTGGCGTGCCCGCTGTCCCAGTGCACCGAAGGCCCCAACCAGTTCGGCTCGAACCCCACCACGTACATGAACGTCGACAAGGCCATGTCGCGCGGGGTCGAAGCCAGCCTGAAGCTGCCGCTGGCCAGCGACTGGTCCATGACCAGCAGCTACACGTTTACGAAGTCGGAGCAGAAGTCCGGGCAATACAAGGGCGAGCCGCTGAATCAGCTGCCCAAGCACCTGTTCACCACCACCGTGAACTGGCAGCCGTCCGACGCGCTGCAGGCCTGGGCCCGCGTGAACTTCCGCGGCCGGGAAAGCCAGCCCATCACCGGCCCGTCGTCGGGAGACCTGGTGGCTCCTTCCTACACCTTCGTGGACCTGGGCGGATCGTACGCGGTGAACAAGACCGTGTCGGTCTATGCCGGCATCTACAACCTGTTCGACAAGCAGGTCGCCTACGAAGACTTCGGTTATGTCGAGGACGGCCGCCGCTACTGGCTCGGCGTGGGCGTGAAGTTCTGA
- a CDS encoding HAMP domain-containing sensor histidine kinase: MGWLPARSLFWRAFLTFWGAMAVILVCGMMLTAAVAWYRFNSLDGLNPGNLTRDAAQIARTQGQDGLARWVRIMDDRYSALQIYVMDSQDADILGRRLPTRMHDWLSAYRAAPDRSPQADYLPVDPTGERVSWWEPQLLRLPDGSELLMLFLPFDSSRWEVLALSPVALALLLFALAVTAPFCWALTRHITAPLAQLRHTTHALAAGHLEAHTPPKLARRKDELGLLARDFDAMAVRLKALVDTREQLLHNIAHELRSPLARLRLASELARRNDERHDLQLDRIERECERLDTLVGNTLRLARVGALPVPSETLDLSEIVSDVVEDARYEAEGRHLRISWDTPPPVPIVGDRCSLASAIENVLRNALRFAPPHSAIRVRLLINASEASLEIEDRGPGVATQDLASLFEPFYRAASATPGSGAGLGLSIAQAAIVAHKGSISARNLSPQGLSVRMELPRLPGSGK; encoded by the coding sequence ATGGGCTGGCTGCCTGCCCGCTCGCTGTTCTGGCGAGCCTTCCTGACCTTCTGGGGCGCAATGGCCGTCATTCTGGTTTGCGGAATGATGCTGACCGCCGCCGTTGCCTGGTATCGCTTCAATTCGCTGGACGGCCTGAACCCCGGCAACCTGACGCGCGACGCCGCCCAGATCGCGCGCACGCAGGGCCAGGACGGGCTGGCGCGCTGGGTCCGGATCATGGACGATCGCTACTCCGCCCTGCAGATCTATGTCATGGACAGCCAGGACGCGGATATCCTGGGCCGGCGCCTGCCCACCCGCATGCATGACTGGCTGAGCGCGTACCGCGCGGCGCCGGACCGGTCCCCGCAGGCGGACTACCTGCCCGTGGACCCCACGGGTGAACGCGTGTCCTGGTGGGAGCCGCAATTGCTTCGCCTGCCGGACGGTTCCGAACTGCTGATGCTGTTCCTGCCCTTCGACTCGTCGCGCTGGGAAGTCCTGGCGCTGTCTCCCGTGGCGCTGGCCCTGCTGCTGTTCGCACTGGCGGTGACCGCCCCCTTCTGCTGGGCCCTGACGCGCCACATCACCGCGCCCCTGGCGCAACTGCGCCACACCACCCATGCGCTGGCCGCGGGACACCTGGAAGCTCACACGCCACCGAAGCTGGCCCGGCGCAAGGACGAACTGGGCCTGCTGGCGCGGGATTTCGACGCCATGGCGGTCCGCCTGAAGGCCTTGGTCGACACGCGCGAGCAGCTGCTGCACAACATCGCGCACGAACTCCGGTCCCCACTCGCGCGGCTGCGCCTGGCCTCGGAACTGGCGCGGCGCAACGACGAACGGCACGACCTGCAGCTGGACCGCATCGAACGCGAATGCGAGCGCCTGGATACGCTGGTGGGCAACACGCTGCGGCTGGCGCGCGTGGGCGCGCTGCCCGTGCCCTCCGAAACGCTGGATCTGTCGGAGATCGTGTCCGACGTCGTGGAAGACGCGCGCTACGAAGCGGAAGGCCGCCACCTGCGCATAAGCTGGGATACGCCGCCTCCGGTGCCCATCGTCGGCGACCGCTGCAGCCTGGCAAGCGCCATCGAGAACGTGCTGCGCAACGCGTTGCGCTTCGCCCCGCCGCATAGCGCGATCCGCGTGCGCCTGCTGATCAACGCGAGCGAGGCGAGCCTGGAGATCGAGGATCGCGGGCCTGGCGTCGCCACCCAAGACCTGGCGTCCCTGTTCGAACCCTTCTACCGTGCGGCCTCGGCCACGCCGGGCAGCGGCGCCGGACTGGGGCTGTCGATCGCGCAGGCCGCGATCGTCGCGCACAAGGGTTCGATCTCCGCGCGCAACTTGTCCCCGCAAGGCTTGAGCGTGCGCATGGAACTGCCGCGGCTGCCCGGCTCCGGCAAATAA
- a CDS encoding response regulator transcription factor, translating into MPFTYSAVSRRLLLIDDDVELAQMLREYLEPHHCQLTLAHTASHGHALLAQDDFDLVLLDLMLPDGNGLDLLKHYRQRSRRPVIMFTAHGGETDRVLGLEFGADDYLAKPFSPRELKARITAVMRRFEEAPEAARPSLSLGALSLDPATGRVRLGADEVVLTGAEQRILEILMRAPGQVIARDQIGLYALGRTPDRYDRSIDTHISSLRRKLRLDCTADTLSIRNLRGLGYVLAGPA; encoded by the coding sequence ATGCCTTTCACTTATTCAGCGGTGTCGCGCCGCTTATTGCTGATCGACGACGACGTCGAGCTGGCACAGATGCTGCGCGAATACCTCGAACCCCATCACTGCCAGCTCACGCTGGCGCACACCGCCTCGCACGGACACGCCCTGCTGGCGCAGGACGATTTCGACCTGGTGCTGCTGGATCTGATGCTGCCCGACGGCAACGGCCTGGACCTGCTCAAGCACTACCGCCAGCGCTCTCGCCGTCCGGTCATCATGTTCACCGCGCATGGCGGCGAGACCGATCGCGTGCTGGGCCTGGAGTTCGGCGCCGACGACTACCTGGCCAAACCCTTCAGCCCGCGCGAACTCAAGGCCCGCATCACCGCGGTGATGCGCCGCTTTGAAGAAGCGCCGGAAGCGGCCAGGCCCAGCCTGAGCCTGGGCGCGCTGTCGCTGGACCCGGCCACGGGGCGCGTGCGCCTGGGCGCCGATGAAGTCGTGCTGACCGGCGCCGAACAGCGCATCCTGGAAATCCTCATGCGCGCGCCGGGCCAGGTGATCGCGCGCGACCAGATCGGCCTGTACGCGCTGGGCCGCACGCCAGACCGCTACGACCGCAGCATCGACACCCACATCAGCAGCCTGCGCAGGAAACTGCGCCTGGACTGCACCGCCGACACCCTGTCCATCCGCAATCTGCGCGGCCTGGGCTACGTGCTGGCCGGCCCGGCATGA
- a CDS encoding ABC transporter ATP-binding protein encodes MTDSLTPALQADNIVKVYDEGPARIEVLSNVSLSVARGEMVAIVGASGSGKSTLLHILGLLDMPSSGSVSVDGQLAVGLSEARKSAVRNRSLGFVYQFHHLLAEFSALDNVAMPLIVRRENRDMARQAAHEVLRLVGLSAREGHFPGQLSGGERQRVALARALVTRPVCVLADEPTGNLDRHTAHNMFELLTQVNQESGTAFAIVTHDPELAARADRQLLMENGRLVSG; translated from the coding sequence ATGACTGATTCCTTGACGCCCGCGCTGCAGGCCGACAACATCGTCAAGGTGTACGACGAAGGCCCCGCCCGCATCGAAGTCCTGAGCAACGTCAGCCTGTCGGTGGCGCGCGGCGAAATGGTCGCCATCGTGGGCGCGTCGGGCTCCGGCAAAAGCACCTTGCTGCATATCCTGGGCTTGCTGGACATGCCTTCCAGCGGCTCGGTGTCCGTCGACGGGCAACTTGCCGTCGGCCTGTCCGAAGCCAGGAAGAGCGCGGTGCGCAACCGCAGCCTGGGTTTTGTCTACCAGTTCCACCACCTGCTGGCGGAGTTTTCGGCGCTGGACAACGTGGCCATGCCGCTGATCGTGCGCCGCGAGAACCGCGACATGGCGCGCCAGGCCGCGCACGAGGTTCTGCGCCTGGTGGGCCTGTCCGCCCGGGAAGGCCACTTTCCGGGGCAGCTGTCGGGCGGCGAACGCCAGCGCGTGGCGCTGGCGCGCGCGCTGGTGACGCGCCCCGTGTGCGTGCTGGCCGACGAACCCACGGGCAACCTGGACCGGCACACGGCGCACAATATGTTCGAACTGCTCACGCAGGTGAACCAGGAATCGGGCACGGCATTCGCCATCGTGACGCACGACCCGGAACTGGCCGCCCGGGCCGACCGCCAGTTGCTGATGGAAAACGGCCGCCTGGTTTCGGGTTAG
- a CDS encoding lipoprotein-releasing ABC transporter permease subunit — protein sequence MARIRQRRGRRDRFISFIAASSMAGIALGVAALIVVLSVMNGFQKEVRDRMLSVLPHIELYIPGASPERVLEQWQQFATAAEQNREVKAGAPFVAAQGMLVRGQALRGVQVRGIDPGTEGNVSDLPRQMVSGKLTDLKPGGFGVVLGNELADGMGVKLGDTLLMMAPQGSISPAGFAPRMRQFTVVGVFSSGHYEYDSSLAFVDNEDAARVFRESGTAGVRLRIADMQKAPEVAAELRKVLPPYVMASDWSRNNRTWFAAVQTEKRMMFLILALIVAVAAFNLLSSLVMAVKDKQSDIAILRTLGAGPGEVARIFLVQGALIGVIGTLLGVAGGIAIAYNVDVIVPFIERLLGVHFLPREIYFISALPSDPQIGDIVTIGVTSLVLSLLATLYPSWRASRLQPAQVLRHD from the coding sequence TTGGCCCGAATCCGCCAGCGACGCGGGCGCCGCGATCGCTTCATCTCCTTCATCGCCGCCAGCTCCATGGCCGGCATCGCGCTGGGCGTCGCCGCCCTGATCGTGGTGCTGTCCGTGATGAACGGGTTCCAGAAGGAAGTGCGTGACCGCATGCTGTCGGTGCTGCCGCACATCGAACTCTACATTCCCGGCGCATCGCCCGAGCGGGTGCTGGAGCAGTGGCAGCAGTTCGCCACCGCGGCCGAGCAGAATCGCGAGGTCAAGGCCGGCGCGCCGTTCGTGGCGGCCCAGGGCATGCTGGTGCGAGGGCAGGCCTTGCGCGGGGTCCAGGTGCGCGGCATCGACCCCGGCACCGAGGGCAATGTGTCCGACCTGCCCCGGCAGATGGTGTCGGGCAAGCTGACCGACCTGAAGCCCGGCGGCTTTGGCGTGGTGCTGGGCAACGAACTGGCCGACGGCATGGGCGTCAAGCTGGGCGACACGCTGCTGATGATGGCGCCGCAGGGCTCGATCAGCCCGGCGGGCTTCGCGCCGCGCATGCGCCAGTTCACCGTGGTGGGCGTGTTTTCTTCCGGCCACTATGAATACGATTCCTCGCTGGCCTTCGTCGACAACGAGGATGCCGCCCGGGTGTTCCGTGAAAGCGGCACCGCCGGCGTGCGCCTGCGCATCGCCGACATGCAGAAGGCGCCCGAGGTGGCGGCCGAGCTGAGGAAGGTCCTGCCGCCCTATGTGATGGCCAGCGACTGGTCGCGCAACAACCGCACGTGGTTCGCGGCGGTGCAGACCGAAAAGCGCATGATGTTCCTGATCCTGGCGCTGATCGTGGCGGTGGCGGCGTTCAACCTGCTGTCGTCCCTGGTCATGGCCGTGAAGGACAAGCAATCCGACATCGCCATCCTGCGCACGCTGGGCGCGGGGCCCGGCGAAGTGGCGCGCATCTTCCTGGTGCAGGGCGCGCTGATCGGCGTGATCGGCACCTTGCTGGGCGTGGCGGGCGGCATCGCCATCGCCTACAACGTCGATGTGATCGTGCCCTTCATCGAGCGCCTGCTGGGCGTGCATTTCCTGCCGCGCGAGATCTATTTCATCAGCGCCTTGCCGTCGGATCCCCAGATCGGCGACATCGTCACGATCGGCGTGACGTCCCTGGTGCTGTCGCTGCTGGCGACCTTGTATCCGAGCTGGCGCGCCTCGCGCCTGCAACCCGCACAGGTGCTGCGCCATGACTGA
- a CDS encoding siderophore ABC transporter substrate-binding protein: MTNRTQAGRVRHWAARTGLALALGAAAAVCAAQATLPVKHARGETAVPANPSKTIVLDLAVLDTMHALGVEPTGVPSAAKLPPQLSQYADSRYLKAGTMFEPNFEVIHAAAPQVIFVAGRSAPKYDELARLAPTVDLTVNAKDLVGSVTRNTETLAAIYGKQAVAKDKLDALRASISALQGKAANAGTALIVLTTGGKMSAYGPGSRFGVIHDAFGVKPAATGLNVSNHGQAISFEFIAQTDPDWLFVIDRDAAIGREGVSAQRMLDNDLVRPTKAWKNKRVVYLNGFNWYLLGSAGLTAMQQNVDEIAAALAQGK; this comes from the coding sequence ATGACGAATAGAACGCAAGCGGGCCGTGTCCGCCATTGGGCAGCCCGGACCGGGCTGGCCCTGGCCCTGGGCGCCGCGGCCGCGGTGTGCGCCGCGCAGGCCACGCTGCCGGTCAAGCATGCGCGCGGCGAGACCGCCGTGCCGGCCAATCCGTCCAAGACGATCGTGCTGGACCTGGCCGTGCTGGACACCATGCACGCGCTGGGCGTGGAGCCGACGGGCGTGCCCAGCGCCGCCAAGCTGCCGCCGCAGCTGAGCCAGTACGCCGACTCACGCTATCTGAAGGCGGGCACGATGTTCGAGCCCAACTTCGAGGTCATCCACGCGGCCGCGCCGCAGGTCATCTTCGTGGCGGGCCGGTCCGCGCCCAAGTATGACGAACTGGCCAGGCTGGCTCCCACGGTGGACCTCACGGTCAATGCCAAGGACCTGGTCGGCAGCGTGACGCGCAATACCGAAACGCTGGCCGCCATCTACGGCAAGCAGGCGGTGGCCAAGGACAAGCTGGATGCGTTGCGCGCGTCCATTTCGGCCCTGCAGGGCAAGGCCGCCAACGCCGGCACCGCGCTGATCGTGTTGACCACCGGCGGCAAGATGAGCGCCTATGGTCCGGGCTCGCGTTTCGGGGTGATCCATGACGCCTTTGGCGTCAAGCCCGCCGCGACCGGCCTGAACGTGTCGAACCATGGCCAGGCGATCTCGTTCGAGTTCATCGCCCAGACCGACCCCGACTGGCTGTTCGTGATCGACCGCGACGCCGCCATCGGCCGCGAAGGCGTGTCGGCCCAGCGCATGCTGGACAACGATCTTGTGCGCCCGACCAAGGCGTGGAAGAACAAGCGCGTGGTCTACCTGAACGGCTTCAACTGGTATCTGCTGGGCAGCGCCGGGCTGACGGCCATGCAGCAGAACGTGGACGAGATCGCAGCCGCGCTGGCGCAAGGAAAGTAA
- a CDS encoding TatD family hydrolase, with the protein MLIDTHCHLDAAEFDADREQVADQACEAGVQAIVIPAIERANFPVVRDLAAQVAGGAYALGIHPLYVQRAADSDLDALRDAIRQSLGDPRFVAIGEIGLDFFVPGIASGEPRERQERFYAAQLAMAAEFRLPVLLHVRKSQDILLKHLRRHDRIGGIAHAFNGSAQQAQAFIDHGFALGMGGAMTYERALQIRRHAVDVGLEHLVLETDAPDIPPAWLHPPERRNRPGELVRIAQVLAELRGISPAQVAHATTANAMRVLPRLPAAILADSD; encoded by the coding sequence ATGCTCATCGATACCCACTGCCACCTGGACGCCGCGGAGTTCGACGCCGACCGTGAACAGGTGGCCGACCAGGCCTGCGAGGCCGGAGTCCAGGCCATCGTCATCCCCGCGATCGAGCGCGCCAACTTCCCGGTGGTGCGCGACCTGGCCGCCCAGGTCGCCGGGGGCGCCTACGCGCTCGGCATCCATCCCCTCTACGTGCAGCGCGCGGCCGATTCAGACCTGGACGCGCTGCGCGACGCCATCCGGCAGTCGCTGGGGGACCCCCGCTTTGTCGCCATCGGCGAGATCGGCCTGGATTTCTTCGTGCCCGGGATCGCCTCCGGCGAACCGCGGGAACGCCAGGAACGGTTCTATGCCGCGCAATTGGCGATGGCCGCCGAATTCCGGCTGCCCGTGCTGCTGCATGTGCGCAAGTCCCAGGACATACTCTTGAAGCATCTGCGCCGCCATGACCGCATCGGCGGGATCGCGCATGCGTTCAACGGCAGCGCCCAGCAGGCGCAGGCGTTCATCGACCATGGCTTCGCGCTGGGGATGGGCGGCGCCATGACCTACGAGCGCGCCCTCCAGATCCGCCGCCACGCGGTGGACGTGGGGCTGGAGCACCTGGTGCTGGAAACCGACGCGCCTGACATTCCCCCCGCCTGGCTGCATCCGCCCGAGCGCCGCAACCGGCCCGGCGAACTGGTCCGCATCGCGCAGGTGCTGGCGGAGTTGCGCGGCATCTCGCCGGCGCAGGTGGCGCACGCCACGACCGCCAACGCCATGCGCGTCCTGCCGCGTCTGCCGGCCGCCATTCTGGCCGATTCCGACTGA